Genomic window (Verrucomicrobiia bacterium):
TTACGACCGCACCAAGGTGCATGACTTGTTGTCACTGGATAAACATCCCAATGACAAAACTCCCGGACACTATCCGGTGGCTTGGGCGAAAATGTATGGCCAGGGCCGCGTGTTCTACACCTCGTTTGGTCATCGCGAAGATGTTTGGGAGCCCAACAGCCCGGCTCAGTCCGGCGGAATCAAGAACGCTCCCGAAGTTGCGGAAGCTTATCAACAGCACATACTAGGCGGAATCCGCTGGGCGTTGGGCCTGGCCCCGTGCGATTTGAATGACTGAATGGGGATTGAACAGTCGGCGCGCCGGAATCGCGCCGTCCGGCACGATGGGATTTTGAATGATTGAAAACTTTCTACGTCCAACTTTGTATTGAATTTAAAAGTGTAATGATATGAAAACGAAACGAACGGTGAATCTCGCTTTCCCTAAAACCAGACTCATGGGCGTCTCAGCCTGCTTGTTTGCCGCCACGCTCATGTGGGCCACCGCACAAGACCTGGTCCGCTACGAAGCGGTGTCCGGCGGCAGTTCTTGTGCGATTGACGGCACCTCCTCGATCCACGATTGGACCATGACGTCGAAAATCATCAGCGGTTACATTGAAGCGGCCCCCGGCTTTCCTGAATCGGCCCTGACCGATGCGGCGGCGGCCACTCCCAAAGTGGTGGCCAACCTTCCGGCCCGCACCTTCCAGAGCGGCAATTCCGCGCAGGACAAAAACATGCAGAAAGCGGTGAAGGCCGACAAACACCCGCGCTTCGAATATCGCCTGATCAGCTTGAAACCCAAATCCCAACCCGGAGCCACCGGCCCCGTGGAATTTGAAGCCACCGGCACGCTGGCGATTGCCGGCAAAACCGTCACCAATACCTTCCCCGTCACCATCGAAAAGAAGGACGGAAAGCTAAAGGTCATCGGCAGCACGCCGATTAAATTGTCCGACTACGATATCCAGCCGCCGACCATTAATCTGGTGGTAACCACGATCAAAGTGGGAAACGACCTGAAAATCAAATTCGAGTGGGAACTGGCGGAGAAGAAGTAATCCGTTCAAGCCACCTTAATTTTCACACCAGGCTGCTCTTTCCGTG
Coding sequences:
- a CDS encoding YceI family protein, whose translation is MKTKRTVNLAFPKTRLMGVSACLFAATLMWATAQDLVRYEAVSGGSSCAIDGTSSIHDWTMTSKIISGYIEAAPGFPESALTDAAAATPKVVANLPARTFQSGNSAQDKNMQKAVKADKHPRFEYRLISLKPKSQPGATGPVEFEATGTLAIAGKTVTNTFPVTIEKKDGKLKVIGSTPIKLSDYDIQPPTINLVVTTIKVGNDLKIKFEWELAEKK